The genomic stretch GCTTGCCAGTCCACCCGCAGCATGAGCGGCCTGCGCGTCTACAGCACGTCGGTCACCGGCTCCCGCGAAGTGAGTGCACGCCCCGGGTGAAAGCTCGGGCGGCGGAGTCCGGGCGCTACGGCCCGGCGCCCGTGACCCGCCCCCAGGGCGGAGCGGGGGGCGAGAAGGTGCGGGGCTCGGCCTCCTGGGTCGAGTCCCAACGCGGGCCCCGAGTCTGTGCCTTGAACCCCTCCGTTGGGCATCCTGGATCCTTAGCAGCCCCAGGACGAGCTGCCCGCGCCCATCCCATCTCTCGGACACGCACTCTCTGCAACCCCCCTGCGACCCCGATCACGTCCTGATCGTGctgttcctctcccccactttgtGTGTACCTAGGCAGGGGTGGCCCCTTAACCTGCCTCCACCAAGGcctgccctgccttcccctcGCTGAGTTCCAGGTTCTCTCCACTGAACTTTATCCCACTTCCCTTCGTTCTGACTCCCCTCCGCATGGTGGTCCCTCTTTTCATCCTGCCCCGCTGCAAACCTGACTCATCCTCCTAACTCCCTAGTGGCCAGAACCCTCGCCCAGGGTGTGGAGGGACACAAAAACTACTGGCCACAGTCCCTGTCATTCTGCCCAGGTTTCCCCCGTAAATCCTCCAGCCTGCTCACTAACCCCTGCCCGCCCTCTACCCCCAGATCAAGTCCCAGCAGAGCGAGGTGACCCGCATCCTGGATGGGAAGCGCATCCAGTACCAGCTAGTGGACATCTCCCAGGACAACGCCCTGCGGGATGAGATGCGAGCCTTGGCGGGCAACCCCAaggccaccccaccccagatTGTCAACGGGGACCAGTACTGTGGGGTATGAACCCCGGGGGTTGGGAGTGGGGAAGTGTAGGACTTCTGACTCAGAAGTCAGTCAGACCTGGGACAAAACACCAGCACTCAGGTTGaccatc from Panthera leo isolate Ple1 chromosome C1, P.leo_Ple1_pat1.1, whole genome shotgun sequence encodes the following:
- the SH3BGRL3 gene encoding SH3 domain-binding glutamic acid-rich-like protein 3 produces the protein MSGLRVYSTSVTGSREIKSQQSEVTRILDGKRIQYQLVDISQDNALRDEMRALAGNPKATPPQIVNGDQYCGDYELFVEAVEQNTLQEFLKLA